Sequence from the Pseudoalteromonas rubra genome:
GGTCATGCCATGACTGGGGTCACCATAGAATGTCGCGGCCAGCTTAGCCACTTTGTCTGCCAGAGCGGTGATCTGCAAAACGCGCGCATCTGCCACATCGACAGCACAGTTTGCATCTGCCAACACCAACGCAGCACCACGACTCAATGCCGCAGCAACATAGTGACCACCATCTTGTTGATGACCGCGAAGAGCAATAAAGCAATCGCCCGGACCCACTTCTCGGCTGTCCAGGCGCAATTCATTAATCACGATCGTTGGGTATGAAACCCCGATGTTAGCCAGTGCCTGGCTCAAGTCACGTGTCATTGTCAGGCCTCGATAAATAAGCAACGCGGTCTTTGTCCGGCGCCACATTTAAAATCCTCAGTGCATTAGAGACTATCTCAGCAAACACAGGCCCAGCCGTATGACCCCCGTAATAAACATCACCACCAGGTTCATTGATCATAACCACCACTGCAAGACGAGGGTCACTGACCGGTGCGACACCGGCAAAATAACCCACATACTCGTCACCATACCCGCCTGCAATGGCCTTTTCTGACGTACCAGTTTTAGCAGCAGCCCGATAACCATCAACAATCACATTGGATGCGGTGCCCCCTTTTTCAAAAACCGACTCCATCATCTCAACGACTGCCAGGGCGTCTTCTTCACGGAACAGCCGTTCGCCTGGTACCGGTCCATCCTGCTTCATAATGGTTAGCGGCCGGGAGATCCCCCCAGCGCCAAACGTCGCATAGAGTCTGGCCACTTGTGCCGTACTAACGGAAACAGCGTAGCCATAAGATAAAGTTGCAATCTCAAAGTCTGACCAACGGCGATTAGGATAGAACAAGCCTGAGCTTTCGCCAATCATCATAGTGCCGGTGTCTTCGCCAAAGCCAACCTGTTGATATAGGCCAACAAAATACTCTTTGGGCAACATCTGGCTGATTTTAGCGACACCCATGTTACTGGAAATTTTAAGAATTTCGCGCAGTGTCATTTCGCCGTGATTGCGCTCGTCCTTGACCAGTCCGCCATTGAGACGCATCCAGCCCGGATACGTATCTATGGTGTCGTCTGCCTGGATAACCCCATGATCCAGACCTGCTAAAACAGCCAAAGGTTTAAGTGTTGAGCCCGGCTCAAACAGGTCGGTAATGGCCCGGTTGCGACGTTTATACGGCGCAGCATCGCTCATGTCATTGGGGTTAAAACTCGGACTGTTGACCATTGCCAGGATCTCGCCGCTATGCACATCAACCACCATAGCCGAGCCCGATGTTGCCTGATAGGTCAGTACTGCCGATTTCAGCGCCTGATATGCGATAGCCTGGATCCGCAGATCGATACTCAGGTGGACATCTTCCGGCTCTACCCGTTCTTCTTCAGCCAATACCTGGACCTCACGTCCCTGCGCATCTTTACGAATGGTGCGGCGCCCTTCGGTACCTGTCATCGCTTTATCATACAGTTTTTCAATCCCTTCGATGCCGATACCATCAATGTTGGTCACACCCAGTACATGCGCAGTCACTTCACCATTGGGGTAATAACGCTTAGATTCATCGAGCAGGTGGATCCCCGGCAGGCGCATTTGACGAATATAATTGGCGACCGCAGGCGTCACCTGGCGCTTTAAGTAGACAAAACGGCGCTTGGGATTGTCGCGCAGGCGTTTGTCTATCTTTTCTTGTTTGATTTGCAGGACATCTGCCAGCTCACGCCAGCGCACTTCGTCCTGATAAAATGCCTGTTTACGGGCACTCAGTTCAACCGCATTATCGGCCAAAGCTTGCGTATCTTCACCGTTGCGCCGAGCTTTTCTCAGCACTTTTTTCGACAATGCCTTATCCAGCGCTTTAGGATCGGCATAGACGCTGACCACAGGCACACTGACTGCCAGCTCCTTGCCATTACGGTCGAAGATCATACCGCGCTGCACCCGTACAGTTTCTACCCGGACTGTCCGTTTAGCGTTTTCCGAACGAGCTTTATCGGGCTCAATCACCTGTAAATAGGCAGCACGGGCGATCAGCGCAGCAAATACCAGCACCAGCATCACGCTGACCAGCGCAAAGCGCCAGCTGATTAGATTGACTGAGGTCTTTTTCGCCGGACTCATGGTAGTATGATCACCTGCTCTTCTTTACTGGTTGGCCGCTTCATCTGTAACTGGGTTCTGGCCACTTCTTCAATGCGTGCATGCTGTGAGTAAAACTCTTCCTCAACCAGCAAATAGCGCCACTCCAGATCCAGCTCGTCGCGTTTTTGTAACAACCTGTCCTGCTCTATCAGCTGTTGGCGAGTCAGGTGGGTCACCTGTACCACAGCTAGTGCCGACCCTAAGGTCACCGCCAGCAGGACAAACGTCAGCTTGTTGGCCAGTAGTAACTGGCACATCTCTATGAACAATTTCGGCTGACGCTGATGTTTTTTCATTACAGTTTCTCGGCAATTCTCAGTACCGAGCTCCGTGCCCGCGGGTTGGCATCAATTTCAGCCTGACTGGGCTTAATGGCTTTACCCACCGCCTTTAAGGTCAGGTTTTGTTTTAACTGCGCGTCTGTCAGTGGCAAACCTCGAGGTACAGCCTCCCCTTTGCTTTGTTTCTTGATAAACTGCTTAACGATGCGATCTTCCAGAGAGTGGAACGAGATCACTACCAGGCGACCACCTGGTTTCAGCACAGCCAGTGCGGCCTGCAGTGCCGTCTGAATTTCTTCCAACTCACTGTTGATGTAAATGCGGATAGCCTGAAAGGTACGTGTTGCCGGGTGCTTGTGCTTGTCTTTGACCGGCACCGCTTCATCAATTAACTCGGCCAGCTGCTTGGTGGAAGTGATCTCAGTATGTTCACGGGTTTCAATGATCTTGGTCGCAATCCGACGGGCAAACTTTTCTTCGCCATATTTTTTGATCACAAACACCATATCTTCCAGCTCGGCTTCCGCCAGCCATTGTGCAGCACTACGACCGGCAGTCGGGTTCATCCGCATATCCAGCGGACCATCTTTCATAAAGCTAAAGCCACGCTCAGCGTCATCCAGCTGAGGTGACGACACACCAATATCCAACAAAATACCATCGACCTGACCCAACAGGCCGGCATCAAGGGCAACGCTCTCAATGTGCGAGAAGCGATTATGGGCGATACTAAAACGCGGATCGTCGGCAAATTTCTGAGCGGCCGCAATCGCTTGCGGATCCTGATCGATGGCCTGCAATTTGCCCTGCTCGTTCAGCCGCTTCAGTATTTCACCCGAGTGGCCTCCGCGGCCAAATGTGCCGTCGATATAGGTGCCATCGGGTTGGATATTCAATGCATCCAGCGTTTCAGCCATCAGCACTGAAATATGTTGCCATTCTGTCGCCATAAAGTTTGGTTTTCACCCCAGTTATAAAGAAAAGTCGTCCAGCTCAGGGCACGCTTCCACGTCACCACTGCGCTCTATCTCGGTATCGGCCTGCATTTGCTCATACCAGCGTGCTTCATCCCAAATCTCAAATTTGTTGAGCAATCCCACCAGCATCAGCTTTTTGCCAAGACCAGCATGGGCACGCAACGTGGGCGCCAGTAAAATACGGCCATTTTTGTCCAGCTGATATTCTTCTGCATGTCCTAACAACATGCGCTGCCAGCGTCTGACTCTGGGGTTAGTATTGGATAGCCGCTGTAATCGGGATTCTATTTCGCGCCATTCAGACAGCGGATAGAGCCACAGGCATGGTTCGTTGATCGCAATAGTACAGATCACGGCGCCCTGTTCTTCAGACAACAGCGGCTGGCGATACCGGGTAGGTATCGAAAAGCGCCCTTTGTCATCGAGACTCAGAGAGTTTGCGCCGCGGAACATAACTACCCGCTTGGCCTGTTGCGATAAGCTAATCTTTGATCCAATTTGATCCACTCTAACCCACATTTTCCCACAGGATGACAGTCTAGGGCTTGACAAGCCTTTTTGTCAAGTTGGATCACACGGCTTAACTCGCCTACAGGCCAGAAAAATCGCGGGTTTTGCGGAACTCTATGAAATCGGTGGGAAAATGTGGGCAGACAAATAATCTGGGATCTTTGCACACAAAAACGTCCCTTTTTTGATTACTAAAGAATATTTCATTCATGACGTTTTTAGGCACGATGGTGTTACCAAAAGGCCGAAAAATTAATAACTCTCGACTAGTATTTAGCTTAAACGGGTTGGTTAAAGCGCCGTGCGCTTGTATCATGCCGCCACCTCAAACCCAGGCGAGTTTTTATTATTAAAGAAATATCAATAAAACAGCGATTTTACCGATTGATGCTAGTGCTCAGTTTGCCTGGTCTTTTGCTGATCCTGGCGTTGCTGTTCGCACAACGCAGCAATATGCTGCAACTACAAGAGCAGCAAGCCCTGATGTATGCCAATCAGGTTGCCACCCTGCAACATGCCGAAATCGCCGCAACACGCCGACTGCTGCAACAACTTGCTTATCAGCCCAAAAATCTGCAACACCAACGCGGCCTTTGCCCACAGTTGCTGTCGAGTGCACAGCACCTGTCGCCCAGCTTCGCTAACTTTGGCCTGGCAACACCCGATGGCACCGTCACCTGTTCTTTGTCAAAGATATCGGGTCCCATTTCGATCGCTGATCGCCCCTATTTTCAGCAGGCGATCGATGAAGGAACCTTTAGCATTGGTGAGTATCAGCATGACAGAAGTATCAACACTGCCACACTGAACTTTGCCCACCCGGTTTATCAGGATGGTCAGCTCGCGATGGTGATCATTGCAGTAAAACGTCTATCGCACTGGAGCCGGTCACTGTCCAGGTTGACGCTGCCCCAGGGCACCCGCGTGATGGTTGCCGACCACACCCGTGCCATTGTCGCCGAATACCCCTACAGCAATGAACCACTGGGCAGAGCCGTTGCCGAAGACTGGCCTGATGGCCTGAATGAACAGGCGGTGCTGCTGAGTGATGCTAATGGCCACCACCATGTCTATATTCGGCTGCCTTTACTCGCCGCGCGCGGCGAACTGACCATCTATTTTGCATTTCCGTTTGAAGCCGCGTGGCAACAAACACAACGCCACTTTGCGCTGGTCCTGAGCAGCTTTTTTGTGTTGTTATGCCTGCTTATCTGGCTGGCTCGTCATCGCCTGCACAAAACCCTGTTACAACCATTGACCCAGTTCAGACAAGCCATCGCAGCACTGGGACAGGGGCGTTCAGTCGACCTCACCAGTCATACTATGCCGCAGGAACTGGCAAAGCTGGGTGAACACTTTGAAAGCATGGCCAAAGTGCGCCTGCACACCGAGCAACAGTTAAGCCATAAACACACCGAACTGCAAACGCTGCTCTCGGCACTGCCCGACAGTTATTTACGGGTTGATTCACAAGGCCAGGTACTCGCAAAACATGGTTCCCTGGTACAACAAGGCAATACACTGAGCGAGCTATTTCCGAATCATATCCATAAACGGATCCGGGTTGCGCTGACACTCCTCAAAGATCAACCGCATCTGTTGCTGGAATACACCCAGGGTGACAACCAGCAAGGGTATGAAGTACGTGTTCAGGGTATGAACCACGGTGAAGAGGCCGTTATCGTGATCCGTGATATCAGCCACCGTAAGCGCCAGGAAGAAGCACTCAACCTGGCAGCGCTGGTGTATAACAACTCCAGTGAAGGCATGGTCATCACCGATGCCCATGGCTACATCCTGGATGTGAATCTGGCATTTGAGACCGTGACCGGATTCTCTGCGCAGGAAGCGATTGGAAAAACCACCGCAATTCTCAACTCAGGTAAACATGATCGCGCTTTTTATCGCCAGATGTGGCACGGCCTCAACGAAACAGGTCGCTGGCAGGGTGAGATAGTTAACCAACGCAAAAATGGCGAACTGTATACGGAATGGCTCACCATAGATACGGTTTATGATGAGCAAGGTTCGCCCTATCGCAGAGTGGCCATTTTTACGGATATTACCGACAACAAGCTGAAAGATGAGCAACTTTGGCGACAAAGTCACTATGACTCGCTGACCGATCTCCCCAATCGAAACAGCCTGAAAAAACACCTTAATACTTTGCTTGCAACACCCGATACATCGCTGGCCATCCTGTTACTGGATCTCGATCACTTTAAGGATATAAACGACACTTTGGGGCACTATTATGGCGATCAGTTACTTGCCCAGGTTGCTAAAGTATTACAATCACTGGAGCAACCCGGCGTGACCTTGTCACGGATCGGAGGCGATGAATTTGTCATTATCTGTGAACACTGCCGTACTGAAAACGATGCCATTGCGCTGGCAGAGCGCGTGCTCAACTTGTTTAAGCAAGACTTTACCCTCGACGGTGAGCACTGTCACATAGGCGCCAGTATAGGTATTGCGCTCAGCCCCAGAGACGGCGATAGCAGTGAGCTGCTGCTGAAGGCCGCAGATCAGGCCATGTATCGGGCGAAAGCTCTGGGTCGTAATGGTTATGCCTGTTTCGACTCCGCCTTACGCCAACAGAGCGAACAACGCCTACTGATGCTCAGAGACATGCGTCAGGCCTTATCCGACGCACAGTTTGTAATGTACTATCAGCCAATTGTGACCATGCACAATCAGCAGATCCACAAAGCCGAAGCGTTGATCCGCTGGCAACATCCCGACAAAGGCATGATCAGCCCGGGACATTTTATTCCGCTGGCGGAAGAAACCCAGCTGATCCATCAACTCGGCGAGTTTGCCTTCCAGCAAACTCTGCAGACACTCAGTCACTTGCAGCAGCAACACGGTGCCTTTCAGATCAGCCTGAATGTATCGCCGGTGCAATTCAACGCTAAGCATACCAGCTTACTGAAATGGCAGGATCAGCTTAACGACGCTGATTTGCAGCCCGAAGATGTCGTCATTGAGATCACAGAGGGCCTGATGATGCAGGGAGAAGGCCGCAGTCAGGCTCGACTTGGTCAGCTGATCCAGCAAGGTTTTTCAATTGCGTTGGACGACTTTGGAACTGGTTATTCCTCCCTGGCTTATCTCAAGCAAATGGACACCGACTTTATCAAGATAGACAAACGCTTTGTTGACGGCATAGAACACAACGAAGACGACCTGGTGCTGTGTGAAACCATGATCATGATGGCACACCAGCTGGGGCTCAGAGTGATTGCTGAGGGAATAGAAACCGCCACGCAACATGAACTGCTCAAGC
This genomic interval carries:
- the mraZ gene encoding division/cell wall cluster transcriptional repressor MraZ yields the protein MFRGANSLSLDDKGRFSIPTRYRQPLLSEEQGAVICTIAINEPCLWLYPLSEWREIESRLQRLSNTNPRVRRWQRMLLGHAEEYQLDKNGRILLAPTLRAHAGLGKKLMLVGLLNKFEIWDEARWYEQMQADTEIERSGDVEACPELDDFSL
- the ftsL gene encoding cell division protein FtsL codes for the protein MKKHQRQPKLFIEMCQLLLANKLTFVLLAVTLGSALAVVQVTHLTRQQLIEQDRLLQKRDELDLEWRYLLVEEEFYSQHARIEEVARTQLQMKRPTSKEEQVIILP
- a CDS encoding peptidoglycan glycosyltransferase FtsI encodes the protein MSPAKKTSVNLISWRFALVSVMLVLVFAALIARAAYLQVIEPDKARSENAKRTVRVETVRVQRGMIFDRNGKELAVSVPVVSVYADPKALDKALSKKVLRKARRNGEDTQALADNAVELSARKQAFYQDEVRWRELADVLQIKQEKIDKRLRDNPKRRFVYLKRQVTPAVANYIRQMRLPGIHLLDESKRYYPNGEVTAHVLGVTNIDGIGIEGIEKLYDKAMTGTEGRRTIRKDAQGREVQVLAEEERVEPEDVHLSIDLRIQAIAYQALKSAVLTYQATSGSAMVVDVHSGEILAMVNSPSFNPNDMSDAAPYKRRNRAITDLFEPGSTLKPLAVLAGLDHGVIQADDTIDTYPGWMRLNGGLVKDERNHGEMTLREILKISSNMGVAKISQMLPKEYFVGLYQQVGFGEDTGTMMIGESSGLFYPNRRWSDFEIATLSYGYAVSVSTAQVARLYATFGAGGISRPLTIMKQDGPVPGERLFREEDALAVVEMMESVFEKGGTASNVIVDGYRAAAKTGTSEKAIAGGYGDEYVGYFAGVAPVSDPRLAVVVMINEPGGDVYYGGHTAGPVFAEIVSNALRILNVAPDKDRVAYLSRPDNDT
- the rsmH gene encoding 16S rRNA (cytosine(1402)-N(4))-methyltransferase RsmH, producing the protein MATEWQHISVLMAETLDALNIQPDGTYIDGTFGRGGHSGEILKRLNEQGKLQAIDQDPQAIAAAQKFADDPRFSIAHNRFSHIESVALDAGLLGQVDGILLDIGVSSPQLDDAERGFSFMKDGPLDMRMNPTAGRSAAQWLAEAELEDMVFVIKKYGEEKFARRIATKIIETREHTEITSTKQLAELIDEAVPVKDKHKHPATRTFQAIRIYINSELEEIQTALQAALAVLKPGGRLVVISFHSLEDRIVKQFIKKQSKGEAVPRGLPLTDAQLKQNLTLKAVGKAIKPSQAEIDANPRARSSVLRIAEKL
- a CDS encoding bifunctional diguanylate cyclase/phosphodiesterase, giving the protein MLVLSLPGLLLILALLFAQRSNMLQLQEQQALMYANQVATLQHAEIAATRRLLQQLAYQPKNLQHQRGLCPQLLSSAQHLSPSFANFGLATPDGTVTCSLSKISGPISIADRPYFQQAIDEGTFSIGEYQHDRSINTATLNFAHPVYQDGQLAMVIIAVKRLSHWSRSLSRLTLPQGTRVMVADHTRAIVAEYPYSNEPLGRAVAEDWPDGLNEQAVLLSDANGHHHVYIRLPLLAARGELTIYFAFPFEAAWQQTQRHFALVLSSFFVLLCLLIWLARHRLHKTLLQPLTQFRQAIAALGQGRSVDLTSHTMPQELAKLGEHFESMAKVRLHTEQQLSHKHTELQTLLSALPDSYLRVDSQGQVLAKHGSLVQQGNTLSELFPNHIHKRIRVALTLLKDQPHLLLEYTQGDNQQGYEVRVQGMNHGEEAVIVIRDISHRKRQEEALNLAALVYNNSSEGMVITDAHGYILDVNLAFETVTGFSAQEAIGKTTAILNSGKHDRAFYRQMWHGLNETGRWQGEIVNQRKNGELYTEWLTIDTVYDEQGSPYRRVAIFTDITDNKLKDEQLWRQSHYDSLTDLPNRNSLKKHLNTLLATPDTSLAILLLDLDHFKDINDTLGHYYGDQLLAQVAKVLQSLEQPGVTLSRIGGDEFVIICEHCRTENDAIALAERVLNLFKQDFTLDGEHCHIGASIGIALSPRDGDSSELLLKAADQAMYRAKALGRNGYACFDSALRQQSEQRLLMLRDMRQALSDAQFVMYYQPIVTMHNQQIHKAEALIRWQHPDKGMISPGHFIPLAEETQLIHQLGEFAFQQTLQTLSHLQQQHGAFQISLNVSPVQFNAKHTSLLKWQDQLNDADLQPEDVVIEITEGLMMQGEGRSQARLGQLIQQGFSIALDDFGTGYSSLAYLKQMDTDFIKIDKRFVDGIEHNEDDLVLCETMIMMAHQLGLRVIAEGIETATQHELLKQAGCDFGQGYFYAKPMSQADLEALLLEKSQQRQ